In Cydia fagiglandana chromosome 23, ilCydFagi1.1, whole genome shotgun sequence, the genomic window AGAAACCTTGTGCCGGGGTCAGAAGTTTATGGCGAAAAGAGGATATCTGTTGAGGTTTGTATACttgttatattttaaaaactCTGAGCTGAATTTTAGTAAAGAAAGAACTGCCTTGTCCTTGTATTAATCATAAGTGTGCAATATCACTGATACATAGGTGCTGtgaaaatagtaataaaaataataaaatagcaATTATTATGGAAGTTGTTGAAACACTACTacataaattgaaattgaaatactTTGAATTCTTATTTTTTATGGCGTGCgtctaaaagacataaatacaCAACATGTGTGACCTGGCTTTTCCAGATTTACGAGTGAAAATACTAATTTTCTTGCTATTTTTATCTACTAGTTGAAAATGATGATCAGTGGTCCCTCTAACCTGACCTATTCGTGAAGACTATATCCACTTACCCACTTCTGATTCTCCCACCAACCCCCACTTATTTCCCTCTACTTTACTTCCACTAACTAAGTTCTTCTTTGCAGACCGACGGAGAGAAGGTAGAATACAGAGTATGGAACCCGTTCAGGTCAAAGTTGGCAGCGGCGATCATGGGAGGTGTGGATGCTATACACATGCCTCCGGGCTCCAGGGTGCTGTATCTTGGGGCTGCTAGTGGAACTACAGTCAGTCATGTCTCCGATGTTGTTGGACCGGTGAGTTGTGATAGTTTGgtgaaattttatgtttttgaAATTCAGCAGGATTAACTTTACGAGTTGAAAAGTTTTTGATAGTAATCATTATAAGAGCAATGTATAACCATAGAAGAAGATAATACTTATGGtattagtgccatgccttatgggaaacggtcgcagagatagttcagagccggaaaccgctaccaacttttagtatgttgttaggcatggcattgggtcttcaaaactgccgggagacggcggcgccggccatctacttcagcggaatgacgtcatcaaaatgactcccgcttcgttgcgaatattgcatactgcacccaaattatgcatagcacatacacgtgtggggtattaaatgaaagccaattaaataaactatattttatttatacaaagtgtatcaaaatatgcaacagtttagaagaaatttacaaaataataataattacgtaaaaaaatattcgattatttgggttttacaaccaaaccaaaagtcgcacgataaagcaatgtactacaacattaaagatgacttctcaagccatacactgatatcaataaaatcaaaattggaccaaatatgtggaaattatgcatcaaaatgtagatattcgcccatacaaaggcataaaagttaaaaaaatcaaaattggtcattttcaggataatccgcataagcttctagtatgttattagcaatataacctggagtctaaaactgccgggagaccatcgctgttgttcctcagttacaaataatgacgtcatataagtaatcactgccgaatttcgtaaaatgtaaattatagctataccacgagtctcacatacacgtgagttacatgtaacgaaaggttattaaatgtactatgattcacctaaacattgtttgtaaaaaaaatgtacggtttcagagctagaaacaacgaaataccactttttatggaaaaagtagatatgtatcaattttatagctaaactaaaaccgtcaaaaaaaatttgcgtataacatttgaaaaacttgttattcaactatatatcacaatttaaattttacatttccgacaaaaactgtggaagttgtggaaaaaaaactaaagcgccccaacaattctaccttaatgcgctcatattatgcaaagaatagttctatttatagagtattaaatgaatgaacattacataaaatacatgaaaacgacattttcgaatggaaccataattaaaaaaattataatttacttgataagtaagcaaaatactgtttctttaagtacctaatctcctcctttcaaagtcggttaaaatgtagcttttgtgacctgggctacaaagacaaataaattgacacctcatttatcaaaatcagttcagtagtttcatgcaaacggtacctacacatgcacgcatagatagcaaattctgccgtagtcggacaaaaaataaaaattcaataattagacctttactattatggcgtGGCGTgtcttggcatctaacgttaaaactctcaggccgtagatgttagcaggcctagcgggcgtcgcctcgatgagttagcaagatgccttatggaggcttcgaatgatcagaggggtgacctgtatttcggaggatcagagggaaaattctgccagccttctcagctcagccttgaaacccttgtaccactcaagattccacttttataagaatacccaactggcgcgaagtggcgcagaatagtgcagagtgacgctcttttgtgccagaggccaagatcctctttgctttgggtcactgagccagtgatgtatgtatgtacaaggCTAATCGAAGcttaaatacttatataattatgtatcgcattaagtgaactaACTGATAGggcatttacctcgataagacattttgtattaggcatgtacctacttactggcatgtaactttacatttctctaataatgtagcgttaggaCATGACAATAagatttcatattaatatttaccgcaactacagcaggaactgctatctacgtatgtaattatgtattttttacatgaaacaactgaactgattttgataaatgtgtcaatttatttgtctttgtagcccaggtcacaaaagccacattttaaccgactttgaaaggaggagattaggtacttaaagaaacagtattttgcttacttatcaagtaaataattattttttttaattaaggttccaTTTGAAAATGTcgatttcatgtattttatgtaatgttcattcatttattactcgataaatagaactattctttgcataatatgagcgcattaaggtagaattgttggggcgctttcgttttttttccacaacttccacagtttttgtcggaaatgtaaaatttaaattgtgatatatagttgaataactagtttttcaaatgttatacgcaaaattttttttactgttttagtttagctataaaattgatacatatctactttttccataaaaagtggtatttcgttgtttctagctctgaaaccgtacattttttttacaaacaatgtttaggtgaatcataatacatttaataacctttcgttacatgtaactcacgtgtatgtgagactcgtggtatagctataatttacattttacgaaattcggcagtgattatttatatgacgtcattatttgtaattgaggaacaacagagatggtctcccggcagttttagactccaggtcatattgctaataacatactagaagcttatgcggattatcctgaaaattaccaattttgatttttttaacttttatgcctttgtatgggcgaatatctacattttgatgcataatttccacatatttggtccaattttgattttattgatatcagtgtatggcttgagaagtcatctttaatgttgtatagttcgttttttttagcattagaaagaactccacagaagtaagcgtgcagtttttatcaggctctttaattgttaataattattgaattatctaatgtagcacggtcaatagatataatttacttcaaattattaccgctaaaagtgccggatttggaaccacaagcttacttctgcgaagttctttctaatgctaaaaaaaacgaactatagtacattgctttatcgtccgacttttggtttggttgtaaaacccaaataatcgaatatttttttacgtaatttttattattttgtaaatttctcttaaactgttgcatattttgatacactttgtataaataaaatatagtttatttaattggctttcatttaataccccacacgtgtatgtgctatgcataatttgggtgcagtatgcaatattcgcaacgaagcgggagtcattttgatgacgtcattccgctgaagtagatggccggcgccgccgtctcccggcagttttggagacccaatgccatgcccaacaacatactaaaagttggtagcggtttccggctctgaactatattcccataaggcatatgactatatAAGACATTTATTCTCATAAGAATATACATTATTCACTTAAAATgagaatttaaatttaacttaatgctatacttatgtatacatttaatttctaaaatatgaAGGAAGTAAATGTTTTGCAAGAATTGGTTTTAATATCTGGTTTCTACTCAAATATAGTGTACATAAAGTAGTGTAAAGTGATACGAAACTTAGTCATATTCATAGCATTTATTGCAACCATAGTTTGTACCTTGTAAATGACTaatcgattttttaaatattgagttACAGTACAACTATGtaattaggtatattatgtATTAGGTATGTTAGTATTCATCCTGCTATGATAAATTAAACTACATTCTTAAATGATGATCAGTGGTCCCTCTAACCTGACCTATTCATGAAGACTATATCCACTTACCCACTTCTGATAACCCTAAAACTTCACATAACTTCACCTTTTACTTCGCAAACTGAACCTTATTTCTATTACAGGAAGGTCTGGTGTACGCTGTGGAGTTCTCCCACCGATCCGGTCGTGATCTTATCAATGTGGCCAAGAAAAGGActaatattatacctattattgaaGATGCGAGGCACCCGCTGAAATACAGGTTGGTTTGAGattgaaatacaaaaaatatgtaggaaaaaaaatatccaaaaaaaatgcTGAAGTACAATAAAAGATTTTAGCAACAAACGGCTAAAGTAGATAGCGCTGTAATGGTGCTCCGACATTGgctgttataaaaataaatgttatataacaTTGTGTGACAGGGACAACATAGTAAAACACTATCAATACTATCATAGTGTCCCTGTCGGCTAATGTGGGAGCACCATAATAGTTCATTACGGTACAAATGCGACAAGTAGGAAATTGGCAACGAGTGGCAAAGATACaataatttattacacttaCAGTGCTGCAAATGAAAATAACAATATTAGGTTGCTTGTTTTCATTGCCAAGTCAAATGTGTTTGCCCTAAAGAGTATTTAATTATGAAAAACAATTAATATAAAATCTGACTAAATGATGATTTCGTTCTTCTAAATCTTTCATGTTGAAACATTGAACTCTCTCTCTGATTACACAACACATTTCCCATTTTCCACCACACCCCATCACCCGCACCACTAATACGTCCATATTTCAGAATGCTGGTGGGAATGGTGGACACGATATTCGCGGACGTGGCGCAGCCCGACCAGGCTAGGATCGTCAGTTTGAACGCTCAACATTTTTTGAAGAACGGAGGACATTTTGTTATTTCCATTAaggtatgtttatttatattttaagtcaatttacttatattttaagtttgaATCTTGGTAAAACCAGTTTAAACCCTataagatacagactataggtctgtatctttaggcatttaaataaaagtaaacaaacaatttgtacattttcaggcagttataacatttattggttaaccgaccaaatacaaaaccgcctggatcagtcactgtactgaactttaacctacattatttggtcatgtaatgttttcatctaccctcaactggcgtaaggagccatttgagggtagattttgtttacttttatttaaatatctaaagatacagtGTATAGTTTCTCCTCTGCTGTGTTGGAAGATGATATAGTATTTTCCTTTGTTAAAACGGTAAATCCTTGAGCTTGCTTGCCAAAAGCAGACCTTGTGctattttaacacattcattccCAGCACGAGCCATACGCAACGAACGAAACCGATAGATAACACGGCAAAAacatgtagcgaaaagcgcctacgaacagagAAACCGCTTAACTAAAATGAACTGACATTTTTAGTGCAGTCAGCCAAGAATGTGGTTAGAACCActcatcaaaaaaaaattaaactgtttatttttataatagaaTTAATTAACTTAGAACGAATCTTACATATCTATCTGATTGCTAGTCGAAAAATtttagaccactttcttggctgactgtacaaaagCTCCTGCTATGATTTGTTTTCAGTTTTGATTGGGTAGTAAATTGGATATTCTATCTAATCTGGGAtatacaacacaagccttcttaagcttaccgtggggcttagtcaatttgtgtaaaaatgtgctgtaatatttatataaaacagaACACAACAGATATTGTTGATGAGGATGAATCCTTGCATATAGTAATTTGATATTCAGAGAAATGTTATTATTACTTCAATCCTATGATGACAACTAAACGCTAAatctttcatgttgataaagAACTCTCTCACTGAGGATTCCGCTCTTTCTCACCTCTTAAACTTCTCTAGTATTCCCACTAATTTTCCTTCTTTCGTCAGGCCTCCTGTATCGACTCAACGGCCAAACCCGAAGCGGTGTTCGCGGCCGAAGTGAAGAAGCTTCAAGCGGACAAACTGAAACCCCAGGAACAGTTGACCTTAGAACCCTACGAGCGGGACCATGCGGTCGTCGTCGGGGTGTTTAGACCACCGGCCAAGAAAGACAAATAGATTTTGACTATCGAAAGCTAGATTTTAAGAGTAAGGTCAATATGAAATTAAGGGAAAAACTGATGTGCCTGATTTCTTTTATGTTACATTAGATTCCATTAATTAATACAAGGTTGAAACTTGTTTGGAATTTTAACAATAATCCGCCCTTGTgtacattcgccatcagatatatcgggccGAGGAGctcaataatatctgaacacgcactctaacgccttgacaatagaggcgtgttcagatatctgtgagcgccttgaccgctccgatatatctgatggcgactgtgcaTACACATTGGAAGCTGGGTAGTTTGactaagataagtctgcaggattttgatagcatatgcaagtgttattttaaaagccaaacatctatgaaattattacctataaataacacttgcacagtctgtgctgtcaaaatcttaGCAGAGTTTTCGGTCTAACTTTAAAAACCTATAATGAAGTAGTTGGCACAGAATTTTAGTGACACGAAAGGTGATTTAAGCTAATATCTCCAAGCTTTACATATAGCATTCACACAATATGTAAAATTCCTTTTTCTGTAATTGAGTTGCTGTTAAAAAGATATATGAAGTTGAGTATTTGATATACTGCCGATATGTcatgttttaatttaagtataatGTTAAGTAAGTTTTATGGACATACGTgagatgtatgtatgtataagttt contains:
- the LOC134675898 gene encoding rRNA 2'-O-methyltransferase fibrillarin, translating into MGKPEFNGGRGGGRGGFGGGRGRGGGGGRGGFGGRGGGGGRGGFEKRGGGRGFGRGGAGGGRGRGGGGRGGGGFKGGKQVIIEPHRHAGVFIARGKEDALVTRNLVPGSEVYGEKRISVETDGEKVEYRVWNPFRSKLAAAIMGGVDAIHMPPGSRVLYLGAASGTTVSHVSDVVGPEGLVYAVEFSHRSGRDLINVAKKRTNIIPIIEDARHPLKYRMLVGMVDTIFADVAQPDQARIVSLNAQHFLKNGGHFVISIKASCIDSTAKPEAVFAAEVKKLQADKLKPQEQLTLEPYERDHAVVVGVFRPPAKKDK